In Marmota flaviventris isolate mMarFla1 chromosome 15, mMarFla1.hap1, whole genome shotgun sequence, a single window of DNA contains:
- the Rp1 gene encoding oxygen-regulated protein 1, with protein sequence MSETPSTGFSMIHPSSSEGQVRSPRHLRITHPVVAKRISFYKSGDPQFGGVRVVVNPRSFKSFDALLDNLSRKVPLPFGVRNISTPQGRHSITRLEELEDGESYLCSHSRKVQPVDLDKARQRPRPWLSSHAPGAQAQGRPVVAAAPGLLRAPRRLVVFRNGDPKTRCAVLLSRRVTQSFEAFLQHLTVVMKYPVAKLYATDGRKVPSLQAVILSSGAVVAAGREPFKPGNYDIQKYLLPARLPGISHRVHRKGNAKSESRKMSTHMSSIPRSQIYSVSSDKTHTIDCCSDYSFAPENYLALEKHGPQNLSIYPSEDDIEKSIIFNQDGTMTVEMKVRFKIKEETIKWITTVNTPGLSNNDEKSEIGCFPGRTDAPSPSFKFAACSMSADAKGNNQEASLAEEINTQMTVQEAETCSFASWENAALDTGNIHGTQNQVKHRFYRPPTPGPRRARQKKSVMGSVTLVSETEVQEKQFSYSEEREGGKNKSEYHMFTHSCSKMSSVSNKPVFVQNNQNEQKESSLERKKESRLPKSRAIRAGVIEITGQKMVKMSHNSGLSSATSENSTVEESTVNSVISDNKTDIKNFRTYSSTSDTFSPISADVTSSTSNNSGTDKSISEATVSIGSSTVTTRIDRLTDEFSQRGLTELPENKKQTVLLPVSRKKKKKVQPQVINSRYQDGVIATKEISKKSKRINTEDRISEATVLKGPHSPLKGGTLCEEDPHTSDMVIKSNHFYSKSILHPAISKNFHRNKLNTIQNPKVQGLLIKRKSRLLKRSSLGTPKKREFGQGDKVLSHNESKYYKSTLKNQSSFHVFNHTEQTSKVFCDPESQAEIASGNLRGMAKKSLFPKINDSHIISKSPPKRKGVKLKSGAIVNKHHAGARTNSLASLKKADFLEDIAHNSVHNYIQRWLQNINPYPTLEPGMSAPLCKNERRVVNYNHGGSPGNHPHTNIAKGNDFVLQSSKHMTKNASLTGDNLCKEAGESPIAKDDGEEPKDLDESQVGSVNGAHLVSLHEYGTLSQPAVNDPKTKSQISAEKSGPEMSLVYQGINLAKKAQSVEVAIQVDPMEESTPKDLLSVLLLRQFQAPVAGVHKPQNGVVQMPGSLADVSFPSSLCNSSTNLLLAWLLVLNLKGGITSFCQGDAHKITSRSSETLALLEVLKHVAVTEEADDLKAAVASLVEATKRCPGPSEEEQGRVPVGLPANCVAANIQRVSDCSGNERTLKISLERDFQGSANEVCDSEVCVPETTCSPCAVCTVDDTYPPAEIYHPSEAISPSDGGVGDQTSLSKPCFLGQICALPDAEFSQEAYAEEENIYEAACPTDETHIPTRVFNTIDILDTQENKDIDSLELSEELRRVDEVEEDLHVLADSEYNSGFNTSASLRDVSNLSPCGLFSSKTDLEFDKQPSSSDEFENCSLKKFQDKNTYTSFDKEDSRTSEEPGSVTNSMTSSEGNNVSELESFEELENQDTGIFNTKVNTEEQTTEESIQKEIEAGGNLQSIHMSSRNIIEEERRNGVISETTNTRQVTPPSLVFCYDSKQNTEKEISEGDAKRRAKMMVRRIEAGSYSESSLDFKKCFKSPATSDWSDYRPDSESEQPHKTSSDDHNDSDDTAQEKEYNKGFVKRAIEKLYGKAESMKPSFFPGSLHRSQVSPYNSVEFQCARKANSCVSEGRSFGFSEQVSSSSPMLQEFQEERQGQCDVNGVGDSYHEADMADHGTIKQNDPNKVLRDKEEGKLIDKGKWLLKENHLLRMSSENPGMYGNADTTSVDTLLDNNSNEVPYSPFGNLIPGPNMTELSSSELEELTQPLELRCNYFNLPHGSDSEPFGEDFADVENNTCAKERLPDRTEEKGNHQSERVCTSVTHAFTSSSNKVHPVSDEIIKTQPLPGSSVTHSTLQEGDSLDKLYALCGQHCPILTVIIQPLNEEDRGFAYRKDSDIENSWGFHLGMKIYPYWPQSNKNTFKNQDNHSIRRKEFVDNAIDDPFDRLYFNKMFDLMDKRRKPKIIKVLGLEEESNVKKIQLYLKKRFCVNFLHKSLLVVGDVNSEKQNPSNWTNGVFKTVDENNNLLNDRFQNSRTNLNQVVRENVNCRFFFETLCQTCLLDICQVETSLNVINRNILKIHYIFEGESLFIWEEENQLNLIDLESSNRQDDL encoded by the exons ATGAGTGAGACTCCTTCCACTGGTTTTTCCATGATTCATCCGAGTTCTTCTGAAGGTCAAGTTCGTTCTCCTCGCCACTTACGCATCACTCATCCTGTTGTGGCCAAACGGATCAGCTTCTATAAGAGCGGAGACCCCCAATTCGGCGGAGTCAGAGTGGTGGTCAACCCTCGTTCCTTTAAGAGCTTTGATGCTTTGCTGGACAACTTGTCCAGGAAGGTGCCCCTGCCTTTCGGGGTGAGGAACATCAGCACGCCCCAGGGAAGGCACAGCATCACGAGGCTGGAGGAACTGGAGGACGGTGAGTCCTACCTGTGCTCCCACAGTAGGAAGGTGCAGCCTGTGGACCTGGACAAGGCTCGCCAGCGCCCCCGGCCGTGGCTCAGCAGCCACGCCCCGGGCGCGCAGGCACAGGGTCGCCCTGTCGTGGCCGCGGCTCCGGGCTTGCTGCGCGCCCCCAGGCGCCTCGTGGTTTTCCGGAATGGCGATCCAAAGACGAGGTGCGCGGTCCTTCTGAGCAGGAGGGTCACACAGAGCTTCGAGGCCTTTCTGCAGCACCTGACAGTGGTCATGAAGTACCCGGTAGCCAAGCTGTATGCCACGGATGGAAGGAAG GTTCCCAGTCTCCAGGCAGTGATCCTGAGCTCTGGAGCTGTGGTGGCAGCAGGAAGGGAGCCGTTTAAACCAGGGAATTATGACATCCAAAAGTACTTGCTTCCTGCTAGATTACCAGGGATCTCCCATCGTGTGCATCGGAAGGGAAATGCtaaatcagaaagcagaaaga TGAGCACACATATGTCTTCGATCCCAAGATCCCAGATTTATTCTGTTTCTTCTGACAAAACACATACTATTGATTGCTGCTCAGACTATTCTTTTGCTCCTGAAAACTACTTGGCCTTAGAAAAACATGGTCCTCAGAACTTATCAATATATCCTTCTGAAGACGATATtgagaaatcaattatttttaatcaagatGGTACTATGACAGTTGAGATGAAAGTTCGATTCaagataaaagaagaaaccaTTAAGTGGATAACCACTGTCAATACACCTGGTCTTTCTAATAATGATGAAAAGAGTGAGATAGGTTGTTTTCCTGGAAGAACAGATGCTCCATCACCTAGTTTCAAGTTTGCAGCATGTTCAATGTCTGCAGATGCTAAAGGCAATAATCAAGAGGCCAGTttagcagaagaaataaacacTCAAATGACAGTTCAAGAGGCTGAAACTTGCAGTTTTGCTAGTTGGGAGAATGCTGCTTTGGACACAGGTAACATCCACGGAACTCAGAATCAAGTGAAGCATCGTTTTTATAGACCACCTACACCTGGACCAAGGAGAGCAAGACAAAAGAAATCAGTAATGGGGAGTGTGACCCTAGTATCTGAAACAGAAGTTCAAGAGAAACAGTTTTCCTATAGTGAAGAAAGGGAAGGTGGGAAAAACAAATCTGAATATCACATGTTCACACATTCTTGCAGTAAAATGTCATCCGTATCCAACAAACCAGTATTTGTTCAGAACAATCAGAATGAGCAGAAGGAGTcatctttagaaagaaaaaaggaaagtagaCTCCCCAAATCAAGAGCGATACGTGCTGGTGTTATAGAAATTACAGGTCAGAAGATGGTAAAGATGTCCCATAATAGTGGCTTATCATCAGCTACATCAGAGAACTCCACTGTGGAAGAAAGTACAGTTAATAGTGTAATATCAGACAACAAAACTGATATCAAGAACTTCAGAACTTACAGTAGCACCAGTGATACGTTCAGTCCCATTTCAGCAGATGTAACGAGCTCTACAAGTAACAATTCTGGGACTGACAAAAGTATTTCTGAGGCCACGGTTTCCATAGGGTCTTCTACTGTCACCACAAGAATTGACAGATTAACTGATGAATTTTCTCAGCGTGGTTTAACAGAACtgccagaaaataaaaagcagactGTATTATTACCTGTTTCccgaaaaaagaagaagaaagttcagcCGCAAGTAATAAATTCCAGGTATCAAGATGGGGTAATTGCAACCAAAGAAATCTCCAAAAAGAGTAAGagaataaatacagaagataGAATTTCAGAGGCCACCGTGTTGAAAGGTCCACACAGTCCCCTTAAAGGAGGGACACTTTGTGAGGAAGATCCCCATACAAGTGATATGGTAATCAAATCAAATCATTTTTATTCCAAAAGTATTCTCCATCCcgctatttctaagaatttccatagaaataaattaaatactatTCAAAACCCTAAGGTTCAAGGActtttaatcaaaagaaaatcCAGGCTACTAAAGAGATCAAGTTTAGGAACACctaaaaaaagagaatttggtCAGGGAGATAAAGTACTATCCCATAACGAATCTAAATATtacaaaagcactttaaaaaatcaaagttcaTTTCATGTGTTTAATCACACTGAACAAACATCAAAAGTTTTTTGTGATCCAGAGTCTCAAGCAGAAATAGCATCTGGGAATTTGAGAGGAATGGCCAAAAAGAGTTTATTTCCAAAAATTAATGATTCACACATAATTTCAAAAAGCCCCCCCAAACGAAAAGGGGTTAAATTGAAATCAGGTGCTATTGTAAATAAGCACCATGCTGGAGCTAGGACCAATTCTTTAGCTTCTTTGAAAAAAGCTGATTTCCTTGAGGATATTGCCCATAATTCGGTTCATAATTATATACAGAGATGGTTGCAGAACATAAATCCATATCCAACTTTAGAACCTGGAATGTCAGCTCCACTATGCAAAAATGAAAGGAGAGTGGTAAATTATAATCATGGCGGTTCTCCAGGAAATCATCCCCACACAAATATTGCAAAAGGAAATGATTTTGTCCTGCAAAGTAGTAAGCACATGACTAAAAATGCCAGTTTGACAGGAGATAATCTCTGTAAAGAGGCAGGTGAATCTCCTATTGCCAAAGATGATGGTGAAGAACCTAAAGATCTTGATGAGAGTCAGGTTGGATCTGTGAATGGCGCCCACTTGGTTTCACTGCACGAATATGGTACATTGTCACAACCAGCTGTTAATGACCCTAAGACTAAAAGCCAGATATCTGCTGAAAAGTCAGGACCAGAAATGAGCCTTGTTTACCAGGGAATAAACCTAGCTAAGAAAGCACAAAGTGTAGAGGTTGCCATTCAAGTAGATCCTATGGAAGAGAGCACTCCCAAAGACCTCTTATCAGTCCTGTTGCTTCGCCAATTTCAAGCTCCAGTTGCGGGTGTCCACAAGCCTCAGAATGGAGTCGTTCAGATGCCAGGTTCACTTGCAGatgtttctttcccttcttccctgtGTAATTCATCCACTAATCTTCTTCTAGCTTGGCTGTTGGTGCTAAACCTAAAGGGAGGTATCACTAGCTTCTGTCAAGGTGATGCTCACAAGATCACCAGCAGATCTTCAGAGACACTTGCCTTGTTGGAAGTTCTAAAGCACGTTGCTGTCACAGAGGAAGCTGATGACTTGAAGGCTGCGGTTGCCAGTTTAGTGGAAGCAACCAAACGTTGCCCTGGACCCAGCGAGGAAGAACAGGGTAGGGTTCCCGTAGGTCTGCCTGCCAATTGTGTCGCAGCCAACATTCAGAGAGTTTCTGACTGCAGTGGAAATGAAAGAACCCTGAAAATCTCTTTGGAGAGAGATTTTCAGGGTTCTGCCAATGAGGTCTGTGATTCTGAGGTCTGTGTTCCAGAAACGACTTGCTCTCCGTGTGCAGTGTGCACTGTGGATGACACTTACCCTCCTGCAGAAATATATCACCCCAGCGAAGCTATTTCCCCTAGtgatggtggtgttggggatcagaCCTCCTTGAGTAAACCTTGTTTCCTAGGACAGATTTGTGCGCTTCCTGATGCTGAGTTTTCCCAGGAAGCTTATGCTGAAGAGGAAAATATCTATGAGGCAGCTTGCCCAACTGATGAGACCCACATTCCCACCAGAGTCTTCAATACTATTGACATTTTAGACACCcaagaaaacaaagatattgatTCATTGGAATTAAGTGAAGAGTTGAGAAGAGTTGATGAAGTTGAGGAAGACCTACATGTTTTGGCAGACTCTGAGTATAATAGTGGCTTTAATACATCAGCGTCACTTCGGGATGTCAGTAATTTAAGCCCCTGTGGCCTTTTCTCGAGTAAAACTGATCTAGAGTTTGATAAGCAACCGAGTTCTTCAGATGAATTTGAAAATTGTTCACTAAAGAAATTTCAGGATAAAAATACCTACACTTCCTTTGATAAGGAAGACTCAAGAACTTCTGAAGAACCGGGTTCAGTCACCAACAGCATGACATCAAGTGAAGGAAATAATGTCTCGGAATTGGAGTCATTTGAAGAATTAGAAAACCAAGACACTGGTATCTTTAATACCAAGGTAAATACAGAAGAGCAAACCACTGAAGAATCTATCCAAAAAGAGATAGAGGCTGGTGGAAATTTGCAATCCATCCACATGTCTAGCAGGAATattatagaagaagaaagaaggaatggtGTAATTTCTGAGACCACCAATACGAGGCAGGTGACACCCCCATCTTTGGTGTTTTGTTATGATTCTAagcaaaatactgaaaaagagaTTAGTGAAGGAGATGCTAAGAGGAGAGCTAAAATGATGGTGAGGCGCATAGAAGCTGGAAGTTATTCAGAGTCctctcttgattttaaaaaatgcttcaaaaGCCCGGCAACTTCTGACTGGTCAGACTATAGGCCAGACAGCGAAAGTGAGCAGCCACATAAAACATCCAGCGATGACCACAATGACAGTGATGACACTGCCCAagagaaagaatataataaagGGTTTGTTAAAAGGGCCATAGAAAAACTTTATGGGAAGGCAGAGAGTATGAAACCATCTTTTTTTCCAGGGTCTTTGCACAGATCTCAAGTTTCTCCTTACAATTCTGTGGAGTTTCAGTGTGCAAGGAAAGCAAATTCTTGTGTTTCTGAAGGTCGGTCATTTGGCTTCTCTGAACAGGTGTCTAGCAGTTCCCCGATGTTGCAGGAATTCCAGGAGGAGAGACAAGGTCAATGTGATGTTAACGGTGTGGGGGACAGTTACCACGAGGCCGACATGGCAGACCATGGtactataaaacaaaatgatcCCAACAAGGTCCTTAGAGACAAGGAGGAAGGAAAACTGATTGACAAAGGCAAGtggcttttgaaagaaaatcatCTGCTAAGGATGTCATCTGAAAATCCTGGCATGTATGGCAATGCAGACACTACATCAGTCGATACCCTCCTTGATAATAACAGCAACGAGGTGCCATATTCACCTTTTGGAAATTTGATCCCGGGCCCAAACATGACTGAATTATCCTCTTCAGAGCTGGAGGAGCTCACTCAACCTCTTGAACTGAGATGCAATTACTTTAACTTGCCTCATGGGAGCGACTCTGAACCCTTCGGTGAGGATTTTGCAGATGTTGAGAATAACACCTGTGCCAAGGAGAGACTACCAGATCGCACAGAAGAGAAGGGTAATCATCAATCAGAAAGAGTATGCACGTCAGTCACTCATGCCTTTACATCTTCTAGTAACAAAGTCCACCCTGTCTCTGATGAGATCATTAAAACCCAACCATTACCTGGCAGTTCTGTAACTCACAGTACACTTCAGGAAGGTGACTCTTTGGATAAACTCTACGCTCTTTGTGGTCAACACTGCCCCATACTAACTGTCATCATCCAACCTTTAAATGAGGAAGATCGAGGATTTGCTTATCGCAAAGATTCTGATATTGAAAATTCCTGGGGTTTCCATTTAGGGATGAAAATATACCCCTATTGGCCACAGTCAAACAAAAACACATTCAAGAATCAGGATAATCATTCAATTAGGAGAAAAGAATTTGTTGATAACGCTATTGACGATCCATTTGATAggctttatttcaataaaatgtttgACTTGATGGATAAAAGAAGGAAACCAAAAATAATTAAGGTCTTGGGCTTAGAGGAAGAAAGTAATGTAAAGaaaattcaattatatttaaagaaaaggttTTGTGTTAATTTCTTGCACAAATCATTGTTAGTTGTGGGTGACGtgaattcagaaaaacaaaaccccagcAACTGGACAAATGGTGTTTTTAAAACAGTTGATGAGAATAACAACTTATTAAATGACAGATTTCAGAACTCAAGAACAAATCTCAACCAAGTAGTAAGAGAAAATGTCAACTGTCGTTTCTTCTTTGAAACGCTTTGTCAAACCTGCCTGCTAGATATTTGCCAAGTTGAGACATCCTTAAATGttattaatagaaatatattaaaaatacattatatttttgaGGGTGAAAGTCTTTTCATTTGGGAAGAGGAAAACCAATTAAATTTAATTGATCTTGAAAGCAGTAATAGGCAAGATGATTTATAA